A region of Zeugodacus cucurbitae isolate PBARC_wt_2022May chromosome 5, idZeuCucr1.2, whole genome shotgun sequence DNA encodes the following proteins:
- the LOC105209083 gene encoding RNA 3'-terminal phosphate cyclase gives MVKLSKLNYNKFVNIVKVLARFSSWYKIMSEALIIDGSYLEGGGQILRNALSLSCILQRPIKVTNIRANRPKPGLSNQHLFGLNLLQSITGARVKGNHINSTEVEFYPGDIKSGRYTVDTRTAASVALVLQAALPVLIFGSSNSELDLIGGTNVGMAPQVDSMTEVLRPNLELFGISFDFDLFKRGYYPRGGGHCKVMVPPVHSIKAVNLVRFGIVSEVCGWCFVAGRLPLRVAQDMKQAAERELQHVCRSQPQLEAYKESPEVARDNGSGMILKAITTEGCTIGSSALGERQVDGHALGKTAADELANYLKSEICVDSHVQDQIIIFMALAHGISRILTTPLTQHTRTAMHVATLMTGAKFEVEEINNSVILSCHGIGNENKQM, from the coding sequence ATGGTCAAGttgtcaaaattaaattacaacaaatttgtaaacattGTGAAAGTCCTGGCCAGATTTTCTAGTTGGTACAAAATTATGTCGGAAGCTCTTATAATTGATGGTAGTTACTTGGAAGGTGGTGGGCAGATTCTACGGAATGCACTTAGTTTGAGCTGCATTCTTCAACGGCCTATCAAAGTTACGAACATACGTGCCAATCGTCCTAAACCCGGACTTTCCAATCAgcatttgtttggcttgaatCTTTTGCAAAGCATAACAGGTGCACGTGTTAAGGGCAATCATATTAATTCCACTGAGGTGGAGTTTTATCCAGGTGACATTAAGTCTGGGCGATATACTGTGGACACGCGCACAGCTGCGAGCGTTGCACTGGTGCTGCAAGCGGCATTACCTGTGCTGATATTTGGGAGCAGTAACTCAGAATTGGATCTAATAGGTGGCACAAATGTGGGTATGGCACCACAAGTGGACAGTATGACGGAAGTTTTACGTCCAAATCTGGAATTGTTTggtatttcatttgatttcgatttattcaagcgtggttattatcctcgTGGAGGAGGGCATTGTAAGGTGATGGTGCCACCTGTACACAGTATAAAAGCAGTGAATTTAGTTCGTTTCGGTATTGTAAGCGAAGTGTGTGGTTGGTGTTTTGTGGCAGGCCGACTACCGTTGCGTGTTGCACAGGATATGAAACAGGCTGCAGAACGAGAGTTGCAACATGTTTGTCGATCTCAACCACAGTTGGAGGCATACAAAGAAAGTCCGGAAGTTGCCCGTGACAATGGTTCAGGCATGATATTAAAAGCCATTACGACAGAAGGATGTACCATCGGCTCGTCAGCGTTGGGTGAACGACAAGTGGATGGTCATGCTTTGGGAAAAACTGCAGCTGATGAATTAGCGAATTActtgaaaagtgaaatttgtgTAGACAGTCATGTGcaggatcaaataataatatttatggcACTGGCTCATGGGATATCAAGAATACTTACAACACCTCTTACTCAACACACGCGCACCGCCATGCATGTTGCAACTCTGATGACTGGTGCTAAGTTTGAGGTTGAGGAAATCAATAACAGTGTTATATTATCGTGCCATGGCATtggcaatgaaaacaaacaaatgtaa
- the LOC105209082 gene encoding tRNA (guanine-N(7)-)-methyltransferase: MVQEQGSISLPQKRYYRQRAHSNPIADHCFDYPAHPDDVNWQELYPNITTDQRVEFADIGCGYGGFLVTLGKMFPNRFAIGLEIRVKVSDYVMDRIKALRTLHPGEYNNIACLRTNAMKYLPNYFRKSQLDKMFFLYPDPHFKRAKHKWRIINQALLSEYAYVLRKGGLVYTMTDVEDLHKWIVLHMEQHPLYERLTSDEENADPITPKLYQSSEEGAKVVRNKGEHFLAIFRRI; the protein is encoded by the exons ATGGTTCAGGAGCAAGGCAGTATATCACTGCCACAAAAGCGTTATTACCGTCAAAGGGCGCACTCAAATCCCATTGCTGACCACTGTTTCGACTA CCCTGCACACCCTGACGATGTCAACTGGCAAGAGTTGTATCCAAATATAACAACTGACCAACGTGTGGAATTCGCAGATATCGGCTGCGGGTATGGCGGTTTTCTTGTTACGCTTGGAAAAATGTTTCCCAACCGGTTTGCTATTGGTCTAGAAATTCGTGTAAAGGTTTCAGATTATGTCATGGATCGTATCAAAGCGCTACGAACTTTACATCCAGGAGAATATAACAACATTGCTTGTTTACGTACGAATGCCATGAAGTATCTACCAAATTATTTCCGCAAGTCACAATTAGacaaaatgttcttcctttatCCGGATCCACATTTTAAGCGCGCTAAACATAAGTGGCGTATTATAAATCAGGCCCTACTATCAGAATATGCGTATGTTCTGCGAAAAGGTGGACTAGTTTATACAATGACTGATGTTGAAGATCTGCATAAATGGATTGTGCTTCATATGGAACAACACCCGCTTTACGAGAGATTAACAAGTGATGAGGAG AATGCCGATCCAATTACACCAAAACTTTATCAGAGTAGCGAAGAAGGTGCAAAGGTTGTGCGAAACAAGGGTGAACATTTCTTGGCAATATTCAGACGAATTTAG
- the LOC105209085 gene encoding WD repeat-containing protein 18 — protein MAELVEVLFTTDSNESQSSITAWDYKTGTNLMVYKAGGVIQPRAISLLDYHYILAANSTKPILHVWPVNSQQQVTSVRFVLPGRANSISLSPDKLYLVAAIQENIYIWHLPSGKMLNTISKHFQPINCIRFDEDSHFASAGQDGSVMLWNLTTVCARDDDNQTPVYTFTDHGLPVTDVHIGLGGIRGHMITVSLDRTCKIYDLFVGALLLNVVFAESLHSVTTNTLETAVYVGTGDGNIYQFNTDAVAGNKEVHVEKEHSNLFKGHKEGSPVTCLALSFDGKTLVSGGQDEQVCIWDVASKQLIKRMQHKGPVTNVKLRLSNPDIFKPENKQPKKFSGNLRRMLDPPEVDDDEPIEVLITEADADTDYKWWPTPEYPFDYQDESSTSKAASNNTPTAKTTDEDAAKEIEKLRAEVQHLKLVNKQLFEVSAKQLLESKK, from the exons ATGGCAGAACTTGTAGAAGTACTTTTCACCACTGACTCAAATGAATCACAATCTTCGATTACAGCATGGGACTACAAAACGGGTACAAACTTAATGGTGTACAAAGCTGGTGGTGTGATACAACCACGCGCAATATCCTTACTGGATTACCACTATATACTAGCAGCTAATAGTACTAAACCTATACTCCATGTATGGCCAGTGAACTCACAACAACAAGTTACCTCCGTGCGTTTCGTGCTGCCTGGTCGTGCTAATTCAATTTCACTTTCACCCGATAAACTTTACCTTGTGGCTGCAATACAAGAGAACATTTATATTTGGCATTTACCATCTGGTAAAATGCTAAACACAATCTCTAAACATTTCCAGCCCATTAACTGTATACGTTTCGATGAAGACTCACATTTTGCCTCAGCTGGTCAAGATGGTAGTGTAATGTTATGGAATCTGACGACTGTGTGTGCTCGGGATGACGACAATCAAACACCAGTGTACACCTTCACCGACCACGGACTGCCAGTAACAGATGTGCATATAGGTTTGGGTGGTATTCGTGGACATATGATAACCGTGTCACTGGATCGCACTTGcaaaatttatgatttgtttGTTGGGGCGCTGCTCTTAAACGTGGTATTTGCTGAATCATTACACAGCGTTACCACAAATACTTTAGAAACAGCGGTGTACGTTGGCACGGGCGATggtaatatttatcaatttaacACTGATGCTGTGGCCGGGAACAAG GAAGTACACGTTGAAAAGGAGCACTCTAATCTTTTTAAAGGTCATAAAGAGGGTAGTCCAGTTACTTGCTTGGCCTTATCATTTGATGGCAAAACTCTAGTCTCTGGTGGACAAGACGAACAAGTATGCATTTGGGACGTTGCCAGTAAACAGCTTATAAAGCGTATGCAGCACAAAGGACCTGTAACAAATGTAAAACTACGACTTTCCAACCCAGATATATTTAAACCAGAAAATAAACAACCCAAGAAGTTTAGTGGAAATCTGCGGCGCATGTTGGACCCACCAGAGGTTGATGATGACGAGCCCATAGAAGTTTTAATCACTGAAGCAGATGCCGACACTGATTACAAATGGTGGCCTACACCAGAATATCCTTTCGATTATCAAGACGAGTCGTCGACGTCTAAAGCAGCAAGTAATAACACTCCGACTGCTAAGACGACAGATGAGGATGCGGCGAAAGAGATAGAGAAATTACGAGCCGAAGTACAACATCTGAAACTTGTTAATAAACAACTATTCGAAGTATCCGCAAAACAATTGTTAGAATCGAAAAAATAA
- the LOC105209084 gene encoding UPF0184 protein CG14818, protein MTPKNIDDPVDANSSSKADESDLQEVEDVNESLDELTRALDSFEQRTDDIIAQLKVLLDSNREIRQQIAQDKEKETIAALAAASISSKAESSNADESTNVSN, encoded by the exons ATGACTCCTAAAAATATTGACGATCCCGTAGACGCCAACTCCTCCTCCAAGGCAGACGAATCTGATCTGCAAG AGGTTGAGGATGTGAATGAAAGTCTCGACGAACTAACGCGTGCGCTTGATTCTTTTGAACAACGCACCGATGACATTATAGCACAGCTTAAAGTACTGCTAGATTCCAATCGTGAGATACGTCAACAAATAGCACAGGACAAAGAAAAAGAAACGATTGCGGCTTTGGCAGCTGCAAGTATCAGTAGCAAAGCTGAGAGTAGTAATGCAGACGAAAGTACCAACGTCAGTAATTAG
- the LOC105209087 gene encoding RNA-binding motif protein, X-linked 2, whose protein sequence is MNAMTNVKNVLKLSATDLKGGKKSWHDMYKDSAWIFVGGLPYTLTEGDIICVFSQYGEIVNINLIRDKSSGKSKGFCFICYEDQRSTILAVDNLNGIKVLGRTIRVDHVADYKPPKENEKMDEETLRLYMEGCAPKAVVQKKERP, encoded by the coding sequence ATGAATGCTATgacaaatgtaaaaaatgtacTTAAACTGAGTGCAACTGACTTGAAAGGTGGCAAGAAATCATGGCACGATATGTATAAGGATTCAGCATGGATATTTGTTGGAGGCTTGCCATACACGTTAACGGAAGGCGATATAATCTGTGTATTTTCGCAGTATGGCGAAATTGTTAATATTAACTTGATACGCGATAAAAGTAGTGGAAAATCGAAAGGCTTCTGTTTCATCTGTTACGAAGACCAACGTTCCACCATCTTAGCAGTTGATAACCTAAATGGTATTAAAGTGCTTGGACGCACAATACGTGTGGATCATGTTGCCGATTATAAACCACCAAAGGAAAATGAGAAAATGGACGAGGAGACACTTAGATTATATATGGAGGGTTGTGCACCCAAAGCGGTGGTGCAGAAAAAAGAACGaccttaa
- the LOC105209086 gene encoding protein shifted isoform X4, translating to MFHHTQTSSAIKWFYLITLMLLFCWSNLIECKRQQAHANDAEHEQRSLEDDDGGGGAGNQGQRKKHRQHDSKLSLWINEQQLNMLSALFFPQGFGSHGRIYAIENGHVFNLPEINIYKFLIIPAEVSHVNFTWKSGNRKYFYHFDRLISLDHNILKDPKLSISRKGRVPAEEKDFSIFMPCVHNNSGTAMFTIGLSIKNRREKPLPGTPIRLNFKKECAHRGNASISTLTSSQGPDPDCDLKCGDNGFCNHNKVCRCKAGYTGQYCETAICFPLCLNGGNCTAPSVCTCPDGYQGTQCEGGICSEKCLNGGKCIQKDKCQCSKGYYGMHCEFSKCVIPCKNGGRCIGTNICRCPSGLLGNHCEIERIQRSTCRRPCKHGVCTSKKTCKCDRGFYGRHCNARIKKHRKIHR from the exons ATGTTTCACCATACACAGACGTCGTCAGCTATCAAGTGGTTCTATCTAATAACGCTGATGCTGCTATTTTGCTGGAGCAATTTGATCGAATGCAAAAGGCAACAAGCGCACGCCAACGATGCCGAACACGAGCAGCGAAGTTTAGAAGATGATGACGGTGGTGGGGGTGCCGGCAATCAGGGCCAACGTAAAAAGCATCGTCAGCATGATAGTAAACTTTCATTGTGGATCAATGAACAGCAGCTGAATATGCTAAGTG CACTTTTCTTTCCACAAGGATTCGGTTCGCACGGGCGCATCTATGCCATTGAAAATGGGCATGTCTTCAATTTACCTGAGATCAATATCTATAAATTCTTGATTATACCCGCTGAAGTTAGTCATGTGAATTTTACATGGAAATCGggcaatagaaaatatttttatcacttcgaTCGTTTGATCTCGCTAGATCACAATATTTTGAAGGATCCCAAGCTTTCCATATCTAGGAAAGGACGCGTACCGGCTGAAGAGAAAG atttcaGTATATTCATGCCATGCGTACACAATAATTCCGGAACGGCTATGTTCACAATCggtttgtcgataaagaatcgTCGAGAGAAGCCGTTGCCTGGCACACCGATACGTTTGAATTTCAAAAAGGAATGCGCACACAGAGGTAACGCTTCCATCTCTACACTAACATCTTCGCAAG gTCCCGACCCGGATTGCGATTTGAAATGTGGCGATAATGGTTTTTGTAACCACAATAAAGTTTGCCGTTGCAAAGCCGGCTATACGGGTCAATATTGTGAGACGGCAATTTGTTTTCCATTATGTTTAAATGGCGGTAATTGCACAGCGCCGTCGGTTTGCACCTGCCCCGACGGCTATCAGGGCACACAATGTGAAGGCG gtaTCTGCTCCGAAAAGTGCTTGAATGGCGGCAAATGCATACAGAAGGATAAGTGTCAATGTTCAAAGGGTTACTATGGCATGCATTGCGAATTTT cTAAATGTGTGATTCCTTGTAAGAATGGCGGTCGTTGCATAGGCACCAATATTTGTCGCTGTCCCAGCGGTTTGTTGGGCAACCATTGTGAAATTGAGCGCATACAACGCTCAACCTGTAGGCGTCCTTGCAAACACGGTGTCTGTACGTCGAAGAAAACATGTAAATGTGATCGCGGCTTCTATGGTCGGCATTGTAATGCAA GAATTAAAAAACATCGCAAAATTCATAGATAG
- the LOC105209086 gene encoding protein shifted isoform X3, with protein sequence MHTTTIEKMFHHTQTSSAIKWFYLITLMLLFCWSNLIECKRQQAHANDAEHEQRSLEDDDGGGGAGNQGQRKKHRQHDSKLSLWINEQQLNMLSALFFPQGFGSHGRIYAIENGHVFNLPEINIYKFLIIPAEVSHVNFTWKSGNRKYFYHFDRLISLDHNILKDPKLSISRKGRVPAEEKDFSIFMPCVHNNSGTAMFTIGLSIKNRREKPLPGTPIRLNFKKECAHRGNASISTLTSSQGPDPDCDLKCGDNGFCNHNKVCRCKAGYTGQYCETAICFPLCLNGGNCTAPSVCTCPDGYQGTQCEGGICSEKCLNGGKCIQKDKCQCSKGYYGMHCEFSKCVIPCKNGGRCIGTNICRCPSGLLGNHCEIERIQRSTCRRPCKHGVCTSKKTCKCDRGFYGRHCNARIKKHRKIHR encoded by the exons ATGCACACTACAACAAT AGAAAAAATGTTTCACCATACACAGACGTCGTCAGCTATCAAGTGGTTCTATCTAATAACGCTGATGCTGCTATTTTGCTGGAGCAATTTGATCGAATGCAAAAGGCAACAAGCGCACGCCAACGATGCCGAACACGAGCAGCGAAGTTTAGAAGATGATGACGGTGGTGGGGGTGCCGGCAATCAGGGCCAACGTAAAAAGCATCGTCAGCATGATAGTAAACTTTCATTGTGGATCAATGAACAGCAGCTGAATATGCTAAGTG CACTTTTCTTTCCACAAGGATTCGGTTCGCACGGGCGCATCTATGCCATTGAAAATGGGCATGTCTTCAATTTACCTGAGATCAATATCTATAAATTCTTGATTATACCCGCTGAAGTTAGTCATGTGAATTTTACATGGAAATCGggcaatagaaaatatttttatcacttcgaTCGTTTGATCTCGCTAGATCACAATATTTTGAAGGATCCCAAGCTTTCCATATCTAGGAAAGGACGCGTACCGGCTGAAGAGAAAG atttcaGTATATTCATGCCATGCGTACACAATAATTCCGGAACGGCTATGTTCACAATCggtttgtcgataaagaatcgTCGAGAGAAGCCGTTGCCTGGCACACCGATACGTTTGAATTTCAAAAAGGAATGCGCACACAGAGGTAACGCTTCCATCTCTACACTAACATCTTCGCAAG gTCCCGACCCGGATTGCGATTTGAAATGTGGCGATAATGGTTTTTGTAACCACAATAAAGTTTGCCGTTGCAAAGCCGGCTATACGGGTCAATATTGTGAGACGGCAATTTGTTTTCCATTATGTTTAAATGGCGGTAATTGCACAGCGCCGTCGGTTTGCACCTGCCCCGACGGCTATCAGGGCACACAATGTGAAGGCG gtaTCTGCTCCGAAAAGTGCTTGAATGGCGGCAAATGCATACAGAAGGATAAGTGTCAATGTTCAAAGGGTTACTATGGCATGCATTGCGAATTTT cTAAATGTGTGATTCCTTGTAAGAATGGCGGTCGTTGCATAGGCACCAATATTTGTCGCTGTCCCAGCGGTTTGTTGGGCAACCATTGTGAAATTGAGCGCATACAACGCTCAACCTGTAGGCGTCCTTGCAAACACGGTGTCTGTACGTCGAAGAAAACATGTAAATGTGATCGCGGCTTCTATGGTCGGCATTGTAATGCAA GAATTAAAAAACATCGCAAAATTCATAGATAG
- the LOC105209086 gene encoding protein shifted isoform X1, producing the protein MFHHTQTSSAIKWFYLITLMLLFCWSNLIECKRQQAHANDAEHEQRSLEDDDGGGGAGNQGQRKKHRQHDSKLSLWINEQQLNMLSGFGSHGRIYAIENGHVFNLPEINIYKFLIIPAEVSHVNFTWKSGNRKYFYHFDRLISLDHNILKDPKLSISRKGRVPAEEKDFSIFMPCVHNNSGTAMFTIGLSIKNRREKPLPGTPIRLNFKKECAHRGNASISTLTSSQGPDPDCDLKCGDNGFCNHNKVCRCKAGYTGQYCETAICFPLCLNGGNCTAPSVCTCPDGYQGTQCEGGICSEKCLNGGKCIQKDKCQCSKGYYGMHCEFSKCVIPCKNGGRCIGTNICRCPSGLLGNHCEIERIQRSTCRRPCKHGVCTSKKTCKCDRGFYGRHCNARIKKHRKIHR; encoded by the exons ATGTTTCACCATACACAGACGTCGTCAGCTATCAAGTGGTTCTATCTAATAACGCTGATGCTGCTATTTTGCTGGAGCAATTTGATCGAATGCAAAAGGCAACAAGCGCACGCCAACGATGCCGAACACGAGCAGCGAAGTTTAGAAGATGATGACGGTGGTGGGGGTGCCGGCAATCAGGGCCAACGTAAAAAGCATCGTCAGCATGATAGTAAACTTTCATTGTGGATCAATGAACAGCAGCTGAATATGCTAAGTG GATTCGGTTCGCACGGGCGCATCTATGCCATTGAAAATGGGCATGTCTTCAATTTACCTGAGATCAATATCTATAAATTCTTGATTATACCCGCTGAAGTTAGTCATGTGAATTTTACATGGAAATCGggcaatagaaaatatttttatcacttcgaTCGTTTGATCTCGCTAGATCACAATATTTTGAAGGATCCCAAGCTTTCCATATCTAGGAAAGGACGCGTACCGGCTGAAGAGAAAG atttcaGTATATTCATGCCATGCGTACACAATAATTCCGGAACGGCTATGTTCACAATCggtttgtcgataaagaatcgTCGAGAGAAGCCGTTGCCTGGCACACCGATACGTTTGAATTTCAAAAAGGAATGCGCACACAGAGGTAACGCTTCCATCTCTACACTAACATCTTCGCAAG gTCCCGACCCGGATTGCGATTTGAAATGTGGCGATAATGGTTTTTGTAACCACAATAAAGTTTGCCGTTGCAAAGCCGGCTATACGGGTCAATATTGTGAGACGGCAATTTGTTTTCCATTATGTTTAAATGGCGGTAATTGCACAGCGCCGTCGGTTTGCACCTGCCCCGACGGCTATCAGGGCACACAATGTGAAGGCG gtaTCTGCTCCGAAAAGTGCTTGAATGGCGGCAAATGCATACAGAAGGATAAGTGTCAATGTTCAAAGGGTTACTATGGCATGCATTGCGAATTTT cTAAATGTGTGATTCCTTGTAAGAATGGCGGTCGTTGCATAGGCACCAATATTTGTCGCTGTCCCAGCGGTTTGTTGGGCAACCATTGTGAAATTGAGCGCATACAACGCTCAACCTGTAGGCGTCCTTGCAAACACGGTGTCTGTACGTCGAAGAAAACATGTAAATGTGATCGCGGCTTCTATGGTCGGCATTGTAATGCAA GAATTAAAAAACATCGCAAAATTCATAGATAG
- the LOC105209086 gene encoding protein shifted isoform X2 — translation MFHHTQTSSAIKWFYLITLMLLFCWSNLIECKRQQAHANDAEHEQRSLEDDDGGGGAGNQGQRKKHRQHDSKLSLWINEQQLNMLSALFFPQGFGSHGRIYAIENGHVFNLPEINIYKFLIIPAEVSHVNFTWKSGNRKYFYHFDRLISLDHNILKDPKLSISRKGRVPAEEKDFSIFMPCVHNNSGTAMFTIGLSIKNRREKPLPGTPIRLNFKKECAHRGPDPDCDLKCGDNGFCNHNKVCRCKAGYTGQYCETAICFPLCLNGGNCTAPSVCTCPDGYQGTQCEGGICSEKCLNGGKCIQKDKCQCSKGYYGMHCEFSKCVIPCKNGGRCIGTNICRCPSGLLGNHCEIERIQRSTCRRPCKHGVCTSKKTCKCDRGFYGRHCNARIKKHRKIHR, via the exons ATGTTTCACCATACACAGACGTCGTCAGCTATCAAGTGGTTCTATCTAATAACGCTGATGCTGCTATTTTGCTGGAGCAATTTGATCGAATGCAAAAGGCAACAAGCGCACGCCAACGATGCCGAACACGAGCAGCGAAGTTTAGAAGATGATGACGGTGGTGGGGGTGCCGGCAATCAGGGCCAACGTAAAAAGCATCGTCAGCATGATAGTAAACTTTCATTGTGGATCAATGAACAGCAGCTGAATATGCTAAGTG CACTTTTCTTTCCACAAGGATTCGGTTCGCACGGGCGCATCTATGCCATTGAAAATGGGCATGTCTTCAATTTACCTGAGATCAATATCTATAAATTCTTGATTATACCCGCTGAAGTTAGTCATGTGAATTTTACATGGAAATCGggcaatagaaaatatttttatcacttcgaTCGTTTGATCTCGCTAGATCACAATATTTTGAAGGATCCCAAGCTTTCCATATCTAGGAAAGGACGCGTACCGGCTGAAGAGAAAG atttcaGTATATTCATGCCATGCGTACACAATAATTCCGGAACGGCTATGTTCACAATCggtttgtcgataaagaatcgTCGAGAGAAGCCGTTGCCTGGCACACCGATACGTTTGAATTTCAAAAAGGAATGCGCACACAGAG gTCCCGACCCGGATTGCGATTTGAAATGTGGCGATAATGGTTTTTGTAACCACAATAAAGTTTGCCGTTGCAAAGCCGGCTATACGGGTCAATATTGTGAGACGGCAATTTGTTTTCCATTATGTTTAAATGGCGGTAATTGCACAGCGCCGTCGGTTTGCACCTGCCCCGACGGCTATCAGGGCACACAATGTGAAGGCG gtaTCTGCTCCGAAAAGTGCTTGAATGGCGGCAAATGCATACAGAAGGATAAGTGTCAATGTTCAAAGGGTTACTATGGCATGCATTGCGAATTTT cTAAATGTGTGATTCCTTGTAAGAATGGCGGTCGTTGCATAGGCACCAATATTTGTCGCTGTCCCAGCGGTTTGTTGGGCAACCATTGTGAAATTGAGCGCATACAACGCTCAACCTGTAGGCGTCCTTGCAAACACGGTGTCTGTACGTCGAAGAAAACATGTAAATGTGATCGCGGCTTCTATGGTCGGCATTGTAATGCAA GAATTAAAAAACATCGCAAAATTCATAGATAG
- the LOC105209088 gene encoding 5-demethoxyubiquinone hydroxylase, mitochondrial, which yields MLRLSNISNNSWRLIQCRPILQQSKQNVTTEHGSKQNPQFKTMLRKRPTQLTDEIIRVDHAGELGADRIYAGQMAVLGNGPMGKTIAHMWEQEKEHRKKFENLIQEHRVRPTVMVPIWNVAGFMLGAGTALLGEKAAMACTVAVETVIVEHYNEQLRQIMDSPKPDKELLDTITKFRDEEQEHHDTGIDCGAEQAPFYKAMTEVIKIGCKTAIAISKRI from the exons ATGTTGCGACTCTCGAACATATCTAACAACAGTTGGCGCCTCATACAATGTCGGCCGATATTGCAACAGTCAAAGCAAAATGTCACAACAGAGCATGGAAGCAAACAAAATCCACAATTCAAGACGATGCTACGAAAGCGACCTACACAACTAACCGATGAAATCATACGTGTGGATCATGCCGGCGAATTGGGTGCCGATCGTATTTATGCCGGCCAAATGGCGGTTTTGGGCAATGGGCCGATGGGCAAAACTATTGCGCACATGTGGGAACAGGAGAAGGAACATcgcaaaaaattcgaaaaccTCATACAAGAGCACCGCGTGCGACCGACAGTAATGGTGCCGATTTGGAATGTAGCTGGCTTTATGTTGGGTGCGG GCACTGCATTGCTGGGTGAGAAAGCGGCCATGGCATGCACCGTTGCGGTGGAAACAGTGATCGTAGAACATTACAATGAACAATTGCGTCAAATTATGGATTCACCTAAACCGGATAAG GAACTCTTGGATACAATAACCAAGTTTCGTGATGAGGAACAAGAACATCATGACACGGGTATTGATTGTGGCGCCGAACAGGCACCCTTTTACAAAGCAATGACTGAAGTTATTAAAATCGGCTGTAAAACAGCTATTGCGATTTCGAAGcgtatttaa